Below is a genomic region from Oenanthe melanoleuca isolate GR-GAL-2019-014 linkage group LGE22, OMel1.0, whole genome shotgun sequence.
TATCCAGAGATTCAAGgtcaccctgctctgccacctccttccttctccagggCTCACAGGGTTGCATTGATGCAAATTTGAATCCCTGGATTCAAAATTCAGGTTTAATTCTAATTACAGCCAGACCCAGGTTTGATTTCAGCATCCAGGACCCCAAGGATGGATCCCAGCCAGGCCCAGGTGGGATTTTTGTGGATTTAGGATCCTCACACACAAAAATTGCAGCTGTTGCAACACCCTGTGCAGACGTTCAGGTATTCAGAGTTTTCCCTCTGCAGTTTTCTCCagcaatttctgggggatttttgcattttagtGCAAATTTTGAGGAATTTTACTGGGTTGTTCAGtctgaatttatcctggatttttcctgatatttttcccAACAATCCTTGGAACTTTGACAGGTTTAGGATATTCCAGTGCAGATTTTAGGACTTTTGGGGCCATTTTTCATATggtttttgtggatttttgcatttctctgtgcaaattttgagggatttttctGGGTTGTTAaggctggatttttcctgatatttttcccAACAATCTCTGGAATTTTGACAGGTTTGGGGTTGTTCCAGTGCAGATTTTAGGactttttgggccattttttggggggatttttgtgtttctctgtgaaAAACCTGGACCCTCAATAAAAGACAAACCCAGAGCCCACCGAGGCTGTGGCTTCAGGAAAGCTGCGACCCAAAAAATCCCCGAAGAGCACAAAgtcacagccctggctcaggTGTGGGTGTCACCACTCCCCTCTCACCTCCAACATCAGCCCAGGAACAGCCGGAGGACCCAGCAGAGAATTCCAGCgctctgctcctttcccacctggaatttgggatttttttggctcCTCTGAGCACTCAGATTCCCGGACAGCTTTGCTGAAGCCAGAGCCTTGGTGGGGCTCTGCGTTTGTCTTTTATTGTGGGTCgaggtttttctctttttttttgtttttcagcccAGGCGCTCCCGGTGAGGCTCGAGTGGGGTTTGTGATGCTGAACCAGGACCCAAAAAAATCCCCGAACAGCACAAAACgtctgtgccacagccctggctcaggTCTGGGCGTCACCACTCACCTCTCACCACaaacagctcagcagcagagagaattCCAGCgctctgctcctttcccacctggaatttgggagttttttggcTCCTTTGAGCGCTCAGGTTCgcaggctgaggctgcagccGGGATTTGGCCAAGGGAGCTTTGCCCAGCTCCACCCCCAGAGCCGGGCACAGCACCTGGGGCCGTGGCTAGTGACCAGTGGCCACCTGGACGAGGCAAGGAGAACACACAGAGCCCATCTCGGGGTGTCAATGCCCCCACGGGGTTTTACTGCGGCTCTTTTCAGGCGCCCAGCAGCCTCCTCCAGTGGCACCAGTACATCAGCGTGCCCGTGAGCAGCACGGAGGTGAGGAAGGCTCCCAGCACGCCCAGAGCCACGGGCCggagccagcccaggagccCGCGGCTGTACTGGGAGGGCGGGTGCCGCTCGAAGAGCATCTCCCCGGGCAGCGGAGCCCTCCTGGCCCGCGGCCCCGCGGGCTGCAGCTGCCGGGAGCTGAGGTGCTGCACGCTGCTGCCGTACCGCTCCACGTTCCTGCGCAGCTCCAGGCTCCGGTCCTGGTTCAGGTTCTTGCCCAGCTCCCCGGCGATGTCGGAGCGCCCGATGTGGCGGAGGGCGCGCACCAGGCGGTCCCAGGTCGTCACCTCGCCCGCCGTCACCAGCCAGAAGCGCAGCGCTTCCGAGCATCCCCGCTGGCCGCGGCTGTCCctgcggcggcggccggggaCGATCCCCTCGGGCTGCGGCGGCTccggcagctccagctcctcctcgggGCTCTCCAGCTCCGCCTGCAGCTGCCGGCACTCggagctgcccagcagctcGGCGATGCGGCCCATGGTGTGCCGGCCCACGCTGGCGGCCACGGTGTCATCGCAGTGGCCAcgcagggccagcaggagcagggcgAGGCTCAGCGGGGCCAGCACGGCTCGGGAGCCGGCCCGGGTCGGGTGCCAGCCTGGTTCGGGTCCCAGCATGGCTCGGGTGAGAGCCTGGTTCAGGTACCAGCTCGGTTCAGGTACCAGCTCGGTTCAGGTACCACCCTGGTTCCGCTGCCAGCCTAGTTCGGGTCCCAGCGCGGTTCCGTTGCCAGCCCGGTTCGGTTGCCAGCCCGGTTCTCCTCTCGGGGTGTCCTGGGCGAGTGGAACCCCCCTGACCTCACAGAGCAGCGCCCGGGGCAGCTCCTGTCCCGAACACGGAACAAATTTGGGCCACTGCGCCATGTCTGAGCAAGCCCAAGCGGCGACGTTTGTCCGTCTGTGCAGCCACGACAGGCTCTGCTTCCGAATCCCGAATCCCGAATCCCGAGTCCCGAATCCCAAATCCCGAGTCCCGAATCCCAAATCCCGAATCccgaatcccaaatcccaaatcccgaaTCCCGGGGCGTCCTGCCCTTCATCCCGAAGGCACCGAGCAGAGCTCGGGGGGCTCCGCTCGGGGTCTGGGCGAGGAGCCGCGGCCACGAGGTGGCGACAGAGCCCCAAGGTGGCCACAGAACCCTCGAGGTGGCCACAGAACCCCGAGATGGTCACAGAGCCCCGAGGTGCCACCAGCGCTGTCCCTGTGGCCGAGATTTCCCCtgaatccccccaaaaatcgCTCTGGGGAGGAACGAACGGTGAGCAGCCGAGctggaggatgaggatgagaatCGGAAATGTTCTGAATTCTGTCACCTCTAACCCTGGTCCcaacacagagcccagagccgCGGCTGGTAGCCCAGAGCCGCGGCTGGTAGCCCAGCTCGTTCTGGAGCTCAGATTTGTGCTGGTGGTGCCCAAGTGAAACCTGGTGTGGGCTGGAActgggatggaggaactggaactgggatggagggactggaactgggatggaggaactggAACTGGGATGGAGGGACTGGAACTGCGATGAGGATACTGGAACTGGGATGAGGATACTGGAACTGGGATGAGGATactggcactgggatggggataCTGGAACTGGGATGGAGGGACTGGAACTGCGATGGGGATACTGGAACTGGGATGAGGATACTGGAACTGGGATGAGGATactggcactgggatggggataCTGGAACTGGGATGGAGGGACTGGAACTGGGATGAGGATActggaactgggatggggatACTGGAACTGGGATGAGGATACTGGaactgggatggagggatgggagggagcCTGGACAGGGCCCGGAGGGTCCTGGGGTGGTcccagggggtttggggtcccatGAGATTTGGGCCACCCCAATTTTTGGGGCCGTGGtgaccccagcccagccccaccccaTCGCCCCAGCAGAGGCTCAGTGGCCACCACAGCCCCGAGCTGGCCCCActggggacccccagccccagcgaacccccgggcagggccgggggggCTCCCCCAGCAAAGCCGAGCCCAGATTTACCAGCCCGAGTGATAAACCCGGTTTATTGGAAACACGTGGGGGATTTACGGGGCACCAAAGTGGGGAGGGGGTTacacagccccggggctgctgaGCCGGGGGGCGCCGGGACCCCCAACCGAGGGGGGCACCGCGGTCCCTTCATGGCCCCCCGGGGGAGGCAAAGGGAAACACGagcacagggaaaggggagggaagggggatttggggagggggctgcaccCTGGGGGGCGGGGGGCcggggggacaggaggggacaggaggggacaggaggggacagaagggcagtgccagctctgagctcccattttgggtcctggcagggcagtgccagctctgagTTCCCATtttgggtcctggcagggcagtgccagctctggtTTCCCATtttgggtcctggcagggcactgCCCGCTCTGAGTTCCCATtttgggtcctggcagggcactgCCCGCTCCGGTTTCCTCTGGCCGAGGGCTGAACCGGCTGCAGAGCCCGGCGCTCATTAACCTTCCAAACCCTGCGCTGGATTTTCACCGAATCTAATCGggcccgggggctgcggggggcaGAGGGGGATTCCCTGCGGATCCCGCAGCTCCTGTGAgagaaaaacaccccaaaaacccagaactgatcccccaaaaccccagaactgatcccccaaaacccccagaaCTGATCCCCCACCCtcaatcccattttccccaatcccagctccattcccaaatcccattttcccgATTTCCAgctatttctttaaattatttctttaacttatttctttaaattatttatttaaatgaaattaattatttaaaccGGACATTTAGCCAAGGGATGCCTTGGCATTTCAGCTTTCGTATTTTCCAAAATAAGGACGaaattaagggaataaaaagcagtttgttTATATTATAAATCAAACCctgagaaatggaaataaaagtgaGTTTTGAGGAGCAAACTTGGGGGAAATTACTTCATTAGCTGAAGTTGTTATTAGGAGATTAACCCCCAATCTGCAAATGGgccaaaattagaaaaatatggAATCTAGTGACCCATTTTTAGGGGGTTCTGTTTGCCTGAAATGCACCTGAAGGACCTTCAATAAATATAAACGCTAAATagatattaatattaaaatagtcaaaattaaaatattgggggaaatagaaataaataaataaataaataaataaataaatttatatataaatatataaatatataaatatataaatatataaagtaaaataaataataaaaattaaaatgttgaaatactaaaataacaaaaaataattattaaaagaaaaattgaataaaaatataattgataaataaataaactgcttttaaatCCCTTATTTTATCTGCCCCAATCAAAGCATCAGAGGGAGGTGTCACCCCTCCAACATCACATGTCCCAGCCCCGGGATTATCAAATTTTCCTGTTCAAACCCAGCTCGAGCTGTGGAATTTGTGCCTCCCTGGGGGAGAGGAGCAAGCGCCGAGTCCGTGAGGGGAAAGTGTCAGCCTGGATTTCTGCTGATGGCTCCTGGTGCTGATCAAACGCGGCGCTAATTAACGGGCTGGGACTCTTGATGAGGAGCCGATTTTTGGGAGGAATCGCGGCGAGTGATTAGTGAAAATAAATCGCGCGACCCCGCTGTTCCCATCCAGCTTTTCTGGGTTAATGAGGTGAGGCTGAATTCTCGGAGCAGAAGAGAAATCCGGTTTAATAAAAGGAAACCAGGAGCtcagaaaatgtgattttacaGCTGCTTTTGTGGGTCTCAGGGGTTGGGATCGCTGGATGCGGGTTTGGGGACAGCCAAAACCAAAATCCTGGGAAGTTCTGGTTCTGCAGTCCCGGGAGATTCTggatcagggatttgggggttcagggtcagagattttggggttcagggtcAGGGTGGTTGGGGTGCAGGGGTCAGAGATGTGGGGGTGCAGGGGTCAGGGTGATGGGGAGCTGGGGGTTCAAGGgtcagggattttggggtgcagggtcAGAGATATTGGGGTTCAGGGTCAGGGGGGTCAGAGGTCTCTGCcgctccagctctgccctgctctgcccagctctaccctgcccctgccaggacctgcccagctctgcccagcccagccctgaccctgccccagctctaccctgccctgccaggacctgatcagccctgcccagctctgccctgaccctgccaggaccctgatcagccctgcccagctctaccctgcccctgcccagctctgcccagctgtgcccggaccctgccaggaccctgcccagctctgccccagccctgccaggacctgcccagCTCtaccctgcccagctgtgcccggaccctgccaggacctgcccagccctgcccagctctgccccagccctgccaggacctgcccagCTCtaccctgcccagctgtgcccggaccctgccaggacctgcccagctctgcccagctctgccccagccctgcccagccctgcccagccgtGCCCATCTCAGTCCGGAGCTCAGCGCCGCTCTCCCCGCTCCGCTCTCGGCTCCGCTCCGCCCCGCAGCGCCTCGGGGGCGGTCGGGGGGCGGTGGGAGGCGGTCGGGGGGCGGTCGGGGGGCGGTGGGAGGCgggggcagcccctgcccaggccccggccgcggccccggccccggccccagcccca
It encodes:
- the TMDD1 gene encoding transmembrane and death domain protein 1, yielding MLGPEPGWHPTRAGSRAVLAPLSLALLLLALRGHCDDTVAASVGRHTMGRIAELLGSSECRQLQAELESPEEELELPEPPQPEGIVPGRRRRDSRGQRGCSEALRFWLVTAGEVTTWDRLVRALRHIGRSDIAGELGKNLNQDRSLELRRNVERYGSSVQHLSSRQLQPAGPRARRAPLPGEMLFERHPPSQYSRGLLGWLRPVALGVLGAFLTSVLLTGTLMYWCHWRRLLGA